Proteins encoded in a region of the Muntiacus reevesi chromosome 21, mMunRee1.1, whole genome shotgun sequence genome:
- the TAGLN3 gene encoding transgelin-3 gives MANRGPSYGLSREVQEKIEQKYDADLENKLVDWIMLQCAEDVEHPPPGRAHFQKWLMDGTVLCKLINSLYPPGQEPIPKISESKMAFKQMEQISQFLKAAEIYGVRTTDIFQTVDLWEGKDMAAVQRTLMALGSVAVTKDDGRYRGEPSWFHRKAQQNRRGFSEEQLRQGQNVIGLQMGSNKGASQAGMTGYGMPRQIL, from the exons ATGGCCAACAGGGGCCCGAGCTACGGCCTAAGCCGAGAGGTGCAGGAGAAGATCGAGCAGAAGTACGACGCGGACCTGGAGAACAAGCTGGTGGACTGGATCATGCTGCAGTGCGCGGAGGACGTGGAGCACCCGCCGCCGGGCAGGGCCCACTTCCAGAAGTGGCTGATGGACGGGACG GTCTTGTGCAAGCTGATAAACAGTTTATACCCACCAGGACAAGAGCCCATTCCCAAGATCTCAGAGTCCAAGATGGCTTTTAAGCAGATGGAACAGATCTCCCAGTTCCTAAAAGCTGCGGAGATCTATGGCGTCAGGACCACCGACATTTTTCAGACCGTGGATCTATGGGAAG GAAAGGACATGGCGGCCGTGCAGAGGACCCTGATGGCTCTGGGCAGCGTTGCTGTCACCAAGGACGATGGCCGTTACCGGGGAGAGCCGTCCTGGTTTCACAG GAAAGCCCAGCAGAATCGGAGAGGGTTTTCCGAGGAGCAGCTTCGCCAGGGACAGAACGTAATAGGCCTCCAGATGGGCAGCAACAAGGGGGCCTCCCAGGCAGGCATGACTGGGTACGGGATGCCCAGGCAGATCCTGTGA
- the ABHD10 gene encoding palmitoyl-protein thioesterase ABHD10, mitochondrial, producing MAGVGLASAAAWVPCRRWGWAAVTFGFHRGLSTLLARKTERAPQWFRACRHKTSISFLSRPDLPNLAYKRLKGKSPGIIFIPGYISNMNGTKALAIEEFCKSLGHAYIRFDYSGVGNSDGNLEECTVGKWRKDVLSIIDDLAEGPQILVGSSLGGWLMFHAAIARPQKVVALVGVATAVDGLVTQFNQLPVETKKEIEMKGVWPMASKYSEEGVYRVQYSVVKEAEHHCLLHSPIPVTCPVRLLHGMQDDVVPWPTAVQVADRLVGTDVDVILRKNSDHRMKEKADIQLLVYTIDDLIDKLSTIVL from the exons ATGGCGGGGGTGGGCCTGGCTTCCGCGGCCGCTTGGGTTCCCTGTCGCAGGTGGGGCTGGGCGGCAGTCACCTTCGGCTTCCACCGCGGTCTCAGCACGTTGCTTGCACGGAAGACCGAGCGGGCGCCACAGTGGTTCCGAG CTTGCAGACACAAGACATCAATCTCTTTCCTTAGTCGACCAGACCTCCCAAACCTGGCTTATAAAAGGCTAAAAGGCAAAAGTCCAGGAATTATCTTCATCCCTGGCTATATTTCTAATATGAATGGTACAAAAGCATTGGCGATTGAGGAGTTTTGCAAATCTCTAGGTCACGCCTATATAAG gTTTGATTACTCAGGAGTTGGAAATTCAGATGGTAACTTAGAAGAATGCACAGTGGGGAAGTGGAGAAAAGATGTTCTTTCTATAATTGATGACTTGGCTGAAGGACCACAG ATACTGGTTGGATCCAGCCTCGGTGGCTGGCTTATGTTTCACGCTGCAATCGCACGGCCACAGAAGGTGGTTGCTCTCGTGGGCGTAGCGACGGCCGTAGATGGCCTGGTGACACAGTTCAACCAGCTTCCCGTTGAG ACAaaaaaggagatagagatgaaagGTGTGTGGCCCATGGCATCAAAGTACAGTGAAGAAGGCGTTTACCGCGTGCAGTACAGCGTCGTTAAGGAGGCGGAGCACCACTGCCTGCTGCACAGCCCCATCCCTGTGACGTGCCCCGTGAGACTGCTCCACGGCATGCAGGACGACGTCGTGCCCTGGCCCACGGCCGTGCAGGTTGCTGACCGGCTAGTTGGCACAGACGTGGATGTCATCCTCCGGAAGAACAGTGATCACCGGATGAAGGAGAAAGCAGACATTCAGCTGCTGGTTTACACCATTGATGACCTAATCGATAAGCTTTCAACCATAGTTCTCTAG